CCTGCGGGCGGCGTGCCGGATCGGGCCGAACCGGTCGCCACGTTCCGCGAGAGCGAGGGGCTCACCCTGATCGTCGGGGAGCAGCAGGCGAAAGATGCGGGGCTTCCGGTCCTGTTCCGCGCCGCGTGGATCACCCTGACCGTGCACTCCGACCTGCAGGCCGCCGGCTTGACCGCCGCCGTCGCGACCGCGCTGGCCGAAGTCGGCATCAGTTGCAACGTCGTCGCCGCGGCGTATCACGACCACCTCTTCGTGCCGGTCGAATCGGCCAGCCAGGCGATCGCCGTCCTGCAGGCACTGCAGGAACGTGCCGGTCCGGAGCCCGGCACGACGACCTGACCGGGCACCACGGATGCGCTACGCGCGCCCGGGGCCGAAGCGCTCCCCTGCCTGCTGCACACGCAACGCCGGGGCGAGATGGTTGCCCTGCAGTTCGTCGCAGCCGGCAGCGGCGAGGAAGTCCACCTGTGCCTGGCTCGCCACGCCTTCGGCCGCCACGCACATGTGCAGCTCGTGCGCCATCGCGATGATGGTGCGCACGATCGCCGCATCGGCAGCGTCGGTTGGCAGGCCGCGCACGAAAGCCTGGTCGATCTTCAATTTGTCGATCGGGAACTGCTTCAAATAGGCCAGGCTGGAATAGCCGGTGCCGAAGTCGTCCAGCGACAGCTTGATGCCCAGCGCCTTCAGCTCGGCCAGCGTGCGCTGCGCGCGCGCCACGTTCTCCATGTACGAGCTCTCGGTGATCTCGATGTCCAGCATCGCCGGCGGCACGTCGTGCCGTTGCAGCGCCGCGCCGACCTGCGCGACCAGGCCGTGACGCTGCAGTTGCTGCGCCGACACGTTCACCGCGACGGTGAAGCCGCGATGGCCGCGGTCCAGCCACGCGCGCAGCTGCCGGCAGGCCGCGTCGAGCACCCACTCGCCGATCTCGGGCATCAGGCCCAGCGCCTCGGCGATCGGGATGAAGCGGGCCGGCGGGACCTGGCCAAGATTCCGGCTGTTCCAGCGCAGCAGCGCCTCGAAACCGGTCAGCCGGCGATCTGCGGCCCGATACTGCGGCTGGTAGTGGAGCTCCAGCTCGCCGTGCCGGATCGCGTCGCGCAACTGGTTGCCCATCACCAGGCGGTCTTCCAGGTCGCGCATCTGCTCGACGGAGAATTCGGACACCCGGTCGCGCCCTTCCCGCTTGGCCAGGTTCATCGCGGCCTCGGCCCGGCGCAACAGGTTGTTCGGGTCGGTACCGTGATCGGGCGAATGGCTGATGCCCACGCTGGCGGTCAGCAGCAACCGGTAATCGCTGCCCTCGACCGGCTCGGCCACGGCGGCGCGCAGACGCTCGGCCAGCGCATGCGCGCCATTCGCCGACAGGCCGGCCACCGTCACCACGAACTCGTCGCCGGCGAACCGGGCGATCCGGCCCTGCCCGGCCAGCGCCGCTTGCAGGCGGGCGGCCAGCTGCCGCAGCACGTCGTCGCCGGTGAGATGGCCCACCGATTCGTTGACGCCCTGGAAGCGGTCCAGCCCGATCACCAGCACCCAGACCGGTGCCGCGTCCTTCAGCATGTCCCTCACTTCCCGCCCGAGCAGCAGGTGCTGCGGCAGGCCGGTGACCGGATCGTGGCTGGAGGCATACGCCAGCTCGGCCTCGACCTGGCGCCGCTCGGTGATGTCGCGCGCCACCGCGTAGACCAGTCCGTCGGGCGCAGCGAACGAGACCCACTCCAGCAGCCGTTCGCTTCCGTCGCGACAGCGGCAGCGGTTGACGAATTCGTGGACCCGCTCGCCGGAGCGGCCCAGCACCACCATCGGATCGGAGCCGTCGCCGGGGTCTTCCGGCTGCAGGAATTCGCGGTAACTGCGCGAGGTCAGTTCGCCGGCGCCGTAGCCGGCCAGGCGCGGCAACGACGGATTGAACTGCAGCAGCCGCTCGCTGCGCGGGTCGAGGATGCAGAAGATTTCCTGCGACATCTCGAAGAAGCGGTTGCGCTCGCGCAGGCGGTCGACCAGGCGCGCGCTTTCTATCGCGATGGCGGTGATCGGCAGCATGCGATCGATGCTGCGCAGTTCTTCTTCGCGCGGTTCGCGCGGCTCGCGGAAATACACCGCAAAGGTGCCCAGCACTTCGTGATGGCTGCCGAACACCGGCGTCGACCAGCACGCCTTGAGGCCATGCGCCAGCGCCGGCCCGCGGTAATTCTCCCAGTACGGGTGACTGGCGATGTCGGCCACCACCACGCGCTCGCCGCGCCACGCGGCGGTACCGCACGAGCCGTGCGCCTCGCCGATCTCCAGCCCATGCAGGCTGCGGCTGTACGCTTCCGGCAAACTCGGCGCGGCGCCATGCAACACGTGCCGGCCGTCGTCGTCGAGCAGCAGCAGCGAGCACAGCGCGCCGGGGTTCATCGTTTCGTGCAGGCGCGCGATCCGTTCGAGGCTTTCCAACAGCGGCCGCTGCGCCGCGACGCCCTCCAGGATCTCGTGCTGGCCGGCTTCCAGTTGCTCGGCGCGCTTGCGCTCGGTGATGTCGTGGAAATAGATCGTCAGCCCGTCCGCCGACGGATAGATGCGGTTCTCGAACCAGCGGTTGTACGGCGGATAGAACGCCTCGACCTGCAGCGGGCGCTGTTCGGCCATCGCCTGTTCGTAGGCGTGATGGAACGGCTGCCCGGCGCCCTCCGGAAATTCCGTCCAGATGTGCCGGCCGACCAGCTCCCCGACGGCACGCCCGAAGAGCTGGCAGGCCTTCGCATTGGCGTAGGTGTAGCGCCAGTCCCGATCCAGCGCCACGTAGGCGTCGGTGACCCGCTCGAACACCTGATGAAAGTCCAGTTCCAGCCGCGGGTGGTCCATGGTGCGAGCGTCCCGTCACGCAAGTGGGTAGGCAGCCAGGGCAGGTTAAGCCATCGCACGTGATGGCCGCAACGACCGCGCCACGCCGCTTCAGCGCAGGCTCGAACGTCGCACCACCAGCTTCACCGGCAGCACCTCGCTGTCCACCGGTTCGCCGCGGATCAGGCCGAGCAGGCTGTCCACCAGCACTTCGCCGGCCTGCTTGGTGTCCTGCAGCACGGTGGTCAGCGGCGGATTCACGAAGCTGGCCATGGGGATGTCGTCGAAGCCGGCCAGTGCCACATCCTGCGGTATGCGCAGGCCGTGGTCGCTGAGCGCGCGCATCGCGCCGATCGCGATCAGGTCGCTGGCGGCGAAGACCGCGTCGAAGCCGACCTCGCGCAGGATCAGGCTGCGCATCGCCTCGTAGCCGAAGCGCTCGGTGCTCTCGGCGTTTTCCTGCAGATCGGGGTCGACTTCCACCCCGGCCCGCTGCAGGGCGTCGACGTAGCCGCGATAGCGCCCGAAGAATTCCGGGTAGTGGCTGGACGCGTCGCCGAGGAAGGCGATGCGGCGGCAGCCGCGCTCCAGCAGGTGTTCGGCCACCGCCTGGCCGCCGCGGAAGTTGTCGCAGCCGATCGACACGCCGGGCTGGTCCGGCAGCACCGCGCCCCAGCGCACGAAGCGGGTGCCCTGGGCGACCAGTTTCTCCAGCTTGTCGGTGTAGGCGAGGTAATCGCCGTAGCCGAGCAGGATCAGGCCGTCGGCCTTCTTGCTGTCGGCGAAGTCGGCGTGCCAGTCGCGCGAGAACTGCTGGAACGAGATCAGCAGGTCGTAGCCCTGCAGTGCGCAGGCGCGGGTGATCGAGCCCAGCATCGACAGGAAGAACGGGTTGATGTGCGACTCGTCGGCGGTGGGGTCTTCGAAGAACAGCAGCGCCAGCGTGCCGGAATGCATCCGGCGCAGGTTGGAGGCGTTCTTGTCGACCTTGTAGTTGAGCTGCTCGGCGGCGGCCTGGATGCGCCGCCGGGTTTCCTCATTGACCAGCGGGCTGCCGCGCAGCGCGCGCGACACCGTGGCCTGGGATACCCCGGCCAGGTGGGCAATGTCGATCGATGTGGCTTTTGCCTTCATCCGCAGCGCGACCCGCAAGCTTTTGCGACGACGCCATGCCGTCCGTGCCAAATCCTAGCCGGTTTGCGCGCCGCTTGTCGTATACCGCCTGCCGCTGGTCGAGGCAGGCGCATGTCGCCGACGACACGACGGATGCCGGCTGAGCAATGAGCCTCATGCGCGCATGTCCTCCAGCTCGACGCCCTTGGTCTCGCGCACGCCGGCCAGCACGAACAGCAGCGACAGCAGCGCGAAGCCGGCGTACAGGCCGTAGGCGAAACTGAGGCCCAGTTCGGCCAGTGCGGGGAACGTGCTGGTGATCGCGAAATTGGCCAGCCACTGCGCTGCCGCGGCCACCGCCAGCGCGGTGGCGCGGATCCGGTTCGGGAACATCTCGCCCAGCAGCACCCATACCACCGGGCCCCAGCTCACGCCGAAGAACACCACGTAGGCATTCGCCGCGACCAGCGCCACCACGCCGGTGGCGCCGGGCAGGCTCAGCGTGGCGCCGCTGCCGGTGGCCTGCGAGAAGCACCACGCCATCAGCCCCAGGGTGACCGCCATGCCGGCCGAGCCGATCACCAGCAGCGGCTTGCGCCCGATCTTGTCGACCAGCGCGATCGCCACCAGGGTCACCAGCACGTTGACGATCGAGGTGACCACGGTGATGGTGAACGAGTCGGCCTCGCTGAAGCCCACCGAATGCCACAAGGTGGACGAGTAGTAGAAGATCACGTTGATGCCCACGAACTGCTGGAACACCGACAGCAGGATGCCGATCCACACCACCGGCAGCAGCCCGGCGGTCTTGCCGCACAGATCGCGCAGGCGCGGCTTGTGCTCCGAGCGCAGGCTGTCCTCGATGTCGCGCAGCTTGTTGTCCAGCGCGGTCTCGCTGTGCATGTTCAGCACCTTGCGCAGCACCACGC
The window above is part of the Rhodanobacter sp. LX-99 genome. Proteins encoded here:
- a CDS encoding ACT domain-containing protein — translated: MSNAVSNLAELLQSMNPVLNRGVYAFVSLPAGGVPDRAEPVATFRESEGLTLIVGEQQAKDAGLPVLFRAAWITLTVHSDLQAAGLTAAVATALAEVGISCNVVAAAYHDHLFVPVESASQAIAVLQALQERAGPEPGTTT
- a CDS encoding EAL domain-containing protein gives rise to the protein MDHPRLELDFHQVFERVTDAYVALDRDWRYTYANAKACQLFGRAVGELVGRHIWTEFPEGAGQPFHHAYEQAMAEQRPLQVEAFYPPYNRWFENRIYPSADGLTIYFHDITERKRAEQLEAGQHEILEGVAAQRPLLESLERIARLHETMNPGALCSLLLLDDDGRHVLHGAAPSLPEAYSRSLHGLEIGEAHGSCGTAAWRGERVVVADIASHPYWENYRGPALAHGLKACWSTPVFGSHHEVLGTFAVYFREPREPREEELRSIDRMLPITAIAIESARLVDRLRERNRFFEMSQEIFCILDPRSERLLQFNPSLPRLAGYGAGELTSRSYREFLQPEDPGDGSDPMVVLGRSGERVHEFVNRCRCRDGSERLLEWVSFAAPDGLVYAVARDITERRQVEAELAYASSHDPVTGLPQHLLLGREVRDMLKDAAPVWVLVIGLDRFQGVNESVGHLTGDDVLRQLAARLQAALAGQGRIARFAGDEFVVTVAGLSANGAHALAERLRAAVAEPVEGSDYRLLLTASVGISHSPDHGTDPNNLLRRAEAAMNLAKREGRDRVSEFSVEQMRDLEDRLVMGNQLRDAIRHGELELHYQPQYRAADRRLTGFEALLRWNSRNLGQVPPARFIPIAEALGLMPEIGEWVLDAACRQLRAWLDRGHRGFTVAVNVSAQQLQRHGLVAQVGAALQRHDVPPAMLDIEITESSYMENVARAQRTLAELKALGIKLSLDDFGTGYSSLAYLKQFPIDKLKIDQAFVRGLPTDAADAAIVRTIIAMAHELHMCVAAEGVASQAQVDFLAAAGCDELQGNHLAPALRVQQAGERFGPGRA
- a CDS encoding LacI family DNA-binding transcriptional regulator, producing MKAKATSIDIAHLAGVSQATVSRALRGSPLVNEETRRRIQAAAEQLNYKVDKNASNLRRMHSGTLALLFFEDPTADESHINPFFLSMLGSITRACALQGYDLLISFQQFSRDWHADFADSKKADGLILLGYGDYLAYTDKLEKLVAQGTRFVRWGAVLPDQPGVSIGCDNFRGGQAVAEHLLERGCRRIAFLGDASSHYPEFFGRYRGYVDALQRAGVEVDPDLQENAESTERFGYEAMRSLILREVGFDAVFAASDLIAIGAMRALSDHGLRIPQDVALAGFDDIPMASFVNPPLTTVLQDTKQAGEVLVDSLLGLIRGEPVDSEVLPVKLVVRRSSLR
- a CDS encoding sugar porter family MFS transporter; protein product: MSTMDMTGDGLGQRATARVVLISAAAALGGFLFGFDTAVINGAVDAVRGGFALDAAQIGFAVSCALLGSALGAWYAGMLANRFGRVRTMQVAAVLLVASALGSGLVTAVWDLILWRLVGGIGVGVASVIAPTYIAEVSPAHIRGRLGSMQQLAIVLGIFAALLSDAWLAGVAGGAAEPLWLGLAAWRWMFLVATVPALVYGTLVLGVPESPRHLVAKGRIDEARVVLRKVLNMHSETALDNKLRDIEDSLRSEHKPRLRDLCGKTAGLLPVVWIGILLSVFQQFVGINVIFYYSSTLWHSVGFSEADSFTITVVTSIVNVLVTLVAIALVDKIGRKPLLVIGSAGMAVTLGLMAWCFSQATGSGATLSLPGATGVVALVAANAYVVFFGVSWGPVVWVLLGEMFPNRIRATALAVAAAAQWLANFAITSTFPALAELGLSFAYGLYAGFALLSLLFVLAGVRETKGVELEDMRA